Proteins encoded within one genomic window of Humulus lupulus chromosome 1, drHumLupu1.1, whole genome shotgun sequence:
- the LOC133823677 gene encoding uncharacterized protein LOC133823677 — protein sequence MARVTLINSVLLSIHSYWSQIMIMPKQLLRDIEAICRAFLWKGLAKTQGSGLVAWSSVCTPKAAGGLGFRKISEWNIASLGKYVWAIASKKDNLWVKWIHSIYLKKVDWWEYTVQQNYSWYWKKIVAIKELFKVKLDKSAFMAMQYSIQSGYDILYDQHINVQWSKFVWERSSIPKHRFILWLVMLQKLSTRTYINRYLPSLDTVCLLCGDHNEDLPHLFFQCTYSKACLLRVKDWIGCRAQTEHYHQLLQWIYKAKHLSKVRKGFFIVVVTALVYHIWRARNDVLWSSKLWHIIHIVEVIKRELKLRLDLSMPRKTRNSDKEWFQQL from the coding sequence ATGGCTAGAGTCACATTGATTAACTCTGTTTTGTTGTCAATTCACTCTTACTGGTCTCAAATAATGATTATGCCAAAACAGTTATTGAGGGATATAGAGGCCATTTGTAGAGCCTTTCTTTGGAAGGGTTTGGCAAAGACTCAAGGTTCAGGTTTAGTTGCTTGGAGCTCTGTTTGCACTCCAAAAGCTGCTGGAGGTTTAGGCTTCAGGAAGATTTCGGAATGGAATATTGCATCATTGGGGAAATATGTATGGGCCATAGCTTCCAAAAAGGATAATCTGTGGGTCAAATGGATTCATAGCATTTATTTGAAAAAGGTGGACTGGTGGGAATATACAGTGCAACAGAATTACAGCTGGTATTGGAAGAAAATTGTTGCCATTAAAGAGCTCTTTAAAGTCAAATTAGATAAGTCAGCTTTTATGGCAATGCAATATAGTATTCAATCCGGTTATGATATACTATATGATCAACATATTAATGTACAGTGGAGTAAGTTTGTCTGGGAGAGAAGTAGTATTCCGAAGCATAGATTTATTCTATGGTTAGTGATGCTTCAGAAGTTGAGTACCAGAACTTATATCAACAGGTATTTACCTAGTTTGGACACAGTATGTCTGCTGTGTGGTGATCACAATGAAGATCTTCCTCATTTGTTTTTTCAATGTACTTACAGTAAAGCTTGTCTTTTGAGGGTGAAGGATTGGATTGGCTGCCGAGCACAAACAGAGCATTATCACCAACTATTGCAATGGATATACAAAGCAAAGCACCTGAGTAAAGTCAGGAAAGGATTCTTTATAGTTGTTGTTACTGCACTAGTGTACCACATATGGAGGGCACGTAATGATGTTTTATGGTCATCTAAACTTTGGCATATAATCCATATTGTAGAGGTTATTAAAAGAGAACTCAAATTGAGATTGGATTTGTCAATGCCAAGGAAAACAAGAAATAGTGATAAAGAATGGTTTCAACAATTGTAA
- the LOC133799532 gene encoding uncharacterized protein LOC133799532, whose amino-acid sequence MSGGSSRSTIYIGNLDERVSERVLYDILIQAGRVLDLYIPRDKETDKPKGFAFAEYETEEIADYAVRLFTGLVTLYNRTLKFAISGQDKPSLNINPGTTPTSNVPHKLRSHPTPINEMERISNRYTSYPVNFSQVHPPGVNNGNNFDHSRQVFGANLDSINRSRLSRFDTSNPVSYSTY is encoded by the exons ATGTCGGGAGGAAGCTCAAGGTCCACCATTTACATAG GCAATTTGGATGAGCGGGTTAGTGAGAGGGTGTTGTATGATATTCTGATTCAAGCAGGGCGAGTACTTGATTTGTACATTCCTCGAGACAAAGAAACTGATAAGCCTAAAGGTTTTGCCTTTGCTGAATATGAAACCGAGGAAATTGCTGATTATGCTGTCAGGCTTTTCACTGGTCTGGTCACTCTCTACAACCGGACTCTCAAGTTTGCT ATTTCTGGCCAAGACAAGCCGTCACTTAATATAAATCCTGGAACTACTCCCACATCAAATGTTCCTCATAAACTGAGATCTCATCCTACACCGATTAACGAAATGGAACGAATATCAAACAGATATACGTCTTACCCTGTAAATTTCTCTCAAG TGCATCCTCCAGGTGTAAATAATGGAAACAATTTTGACCATAGTCGTCAAGTTTTTGGGGCGAATTTGGATAGCATTAACCGTTCTAGGTTAAGTCGCTTTGACACGAGTAATCCTGTTTCTTACTCTACCTACTAA